One genomic window of Daphnia pulex isolate KAP4 chromosome 10, ASM2113471v1 includes the following:
- the LOC124206193 gene encoding uncharacterized protein LOC124206193 yields MRASMVNALANQKYLVSTLVLTMEMIKVSLIAALIVVTEAHFSVREAAKLLYKEILCRPLDALPLAVPSFLYVVQDNLIVFALSCVDATTYQVTYQARILTTALFARILLNQVLPIKRWLSLLLLMSGVILTQVNFNGEMGDLSWRAQREDATYLLGLLAIGCATMTSGFAGVYNEKIIKNGQQPLLLIRSFQLSLFCVFFAFMGVVIKDGVVILRQGYFHGYTPFVWLIATMQAIGGIIVAGTMKYADNILKTFATAHSIALSCVLSYYFLLDNGDTFTPTFFFGTLVIIFATFIYSSVKTVPHHHPIAAPLPSKNRRLFPYSTKVQLSVVCAGFVILLIAVFLIRQNNTVVIDATQLGPSGNLQQDRAARHHGSNRSYNLMEETELADGWTRIFNNQECTIDYLNANKLAQDHPCVIETIRRHYLNQPPSPQVPLKLDSDDIKDRSPGQTGVIMKLLKNQTEGFFADCGAHDGEFLSNTLDLERKFNWSGILIEANPVTFQKLLSRNRKSWALPICLSLEMFPTKVSFQPKSVDSGHSHIEGAAKTLQKPGIPGVDPAMITVQCFPFYSVLLAVGRTQIDFFSLDVEGHELKILKTIPWHKVDIKSLTVEWDNIPEGQEALTSFMEESGYIKMGAFDFKWTRDVIFIQDLINVQLK; encoded by the exons ATGCGGGCATCGATGGTCAACGCTTTGGCCAATCAAAAGTACCTGGTGTCCACCTTGGTCCTCACCATGGAAATGATTAAAGTCTCTCTGATTGCGGCCCTGATTGTCGTCACCGAAGCCCATTTCTCCGTCAGAGAAGCGGCCAAGCTGCTGTACAAGGAGATTCTGTGTCGGCCGCTGGACGCCTTGCCTTTGGCCGTGCCCAGTTTCCTCTACGTCGTCCAGGACAATTTGATCGTTTTCGCCCTGTCGTGCGTCGACGCCACCACCTACCAA GTAACGTATCAGGCCAGAATATTGACGACGGCCTTATTCGCCAGGATTCTGCTCAATCAAGTCCTGCCAATCAAGAGATGGCTTTCCCTGTTGCTGCTCATGTCGGGAGTGATTTTGACTCAG GTTAATTTCAATGGGGAAATGGGTGATTTGAGTTGGCGAGCTCAAAGAGAAGACGCGACTTATTTGCTGGGCCTTTTGGCCATCGGATGCGCCACAATGACCAGCGGATTCGCCGGAGTCTACAACGAGAAGATCATCAAGAACGGGCAGCAACCACTGCTGCTGATCAGAAGTTTCCAGCTCA GTTTGTTTTGCGTTTTCTTCGCCTTTATGGGCGTCGTGATAAAGGACGGCGTCGTCATCCTGCGCCAAGGCTATTTTCACGGCTACACTCCCTTTGTGTGGCTCATAGCCACCATGCAG gctattGGCGGAATTATCGTGGCCGGAACGATGAAGTACGCcgacaacattttgaaaacgtTCGCCACCGCCCATTCGATCGCCCTGTCCTGCGTCCTCTCCTATTATTTCCTACTGGACAACGGCGACACTTTCACGCcaactttcttcttcggcaCTTTGGTCATCATCTTCGCCACTTTTATCTATTCGTCCGTCAAGACCGTCCCTCATCATCACCCAATTGCGGCCCCGCTTCCGTCGAAGAATCGCCGACTCTTTCCGTACTCAACCAAAGT GCAACTGAGTGTCGTCTGCGCCGGATTCGTGATCTTATTGATTGCCGTTTTTCTGATCCGTCAAAATAACACAGTCGTCATCGATGCAACTCAATTGGGACCATCGGGAAACCTCCAGCAGGATCGGGCAGCTCGCCATCACGGCAGTAATCGCAGTTACAACTTGATGGAGGAAACGGAGTTGGCTGATGGATGGACTCGAATCTTCAACAACCAAGAATGTACAATAG ATTATTTAAATGCCAACAAATTAGCGCAAGATCATCCGTGCGTCATTGAAACTATTCGGCGGCATTATTTGAACCAACCTCCGTCGCCGCAGGTTCCGCTCAAGTTGGACTCGGACGACATCAAGGATCGATCGCCTGGCCAGACTGGCGTCATTATGAAGCTCCTGAAAAACCAG ACGGAGGGATTCTTTGCCGATTGCGGCGCTCACGACGGCGAGTTCCTGTCCAACACACTCGACCTGGAACGCAAATTCAACTGGAGCGGCATTTTGATCGAAGCCAACCCGGTAACGTTTCAAAAACTCTTGTCCCGCAACCGGAAATCGTGGGCCCTACCGATCTGTCTCAGTTTGGAAATGTTTCCTACcaaa GTGAGTTTCCAGCCCAAGAGTGTCGATTCTGGCCACAGTCACATTGAAGGTGCGGCCAAAACTCTGCAGAAGCCTGGAATCCCAGGCGTCGATCCTGCCATGATAACCGTCCAGTGTTTCCCGTTCTATTCGGTTCTACTGGCCGTTGGGCGAACTCAAATCGATTTCTTCAGTCTCGACGTCGAAGGACACGAACTGAAAATCCTCAAAACAATTCCCTGGCACAAAGTTGACATTAAG TCATTGACAGTGGAATGGGATAACATCCCCGAGGGCCAGGAGGCCCTGACCAGTTTCATGGAGGAAAGTGGCTACATCAAGATGGGcgcatttgatttcaaatggaCCAGAGACGTCATCTTCATCCAAGATCTAATCAATGTCCAATTGAAATAA
- the LOC124206223 gene encoding histone H4 has translation MTGRGKGGKGLGKGGAKRHRKVLRDNIQGITKPAIRRLARRGGVKRISGLIYEETRGVLKVFLENVIRDAVTYTEHAKRKTVTAMDVVYALKRQGRTLYGFGG, from the coding sequence ATGACTGGTCGCGgtaaaggaggaaaaggactCGGCAAAGGAGGCGCCAAACGTCATCGCAAAGTTTTGCGTGACAACATCCAGGGAATCACCAAGCCGGCCATCCGTCGTCTTGCCCGTCGTGGTGGTGTGAAGCGTATCTCTGGTCTCATCTACGAGGAAACCCGTGGTGTTTTAAAGGTGTTTCTCGAGAACGTGATTCGTGACGCCGTCACCTACACTGAACACGCCAAGAGGAAGACGGTGACGGCCATGGATGTCGTCTACGCACTGAAACGCCAGGGCCGCACTCTGTACGGCTTCGGCGGTTAA